One genomic segment of Catalinimonas alkaloidigena includes these proteins:
- a CDS encoding efflux RND transporter periplasmic adaptor subunit, with protein sequence MKSKKYNLCNLNPGFCLHRLFGQNKNDKLTRFFLSGLVILLFLFSSCAGENHAGEEQHAHEEEVHHGNGHHEDEGVHFSSEQFVALAMEVGELPMRNLSSLVEANGQLEVPPQNEATVTAIMGATVTSIQVIEGDEVRKGQVLAYLSHPNLTRLQSDYLEAHSSLQYLEQEFQRQKRLYEEEVGSGKNYQQTQADYRSQQAMVKSLEAQLRQLGMNPSRLRDGNFYDQVPVVSPIEGAVTAVEVKTGQYVQPEKELFEVVNTHHIHADLMVFEKDIYKVEEGQQVRFSVETLPGQELYAEIYSVGKKFEQNPKAVHIHAEIENSTGKLIPGMYIQGEVLTDSVETYALPEEAIASEGDGYIAFLATKEMEGESESWMFTPVAVITGTSSKGWVAVKFMETLPENALFAINNAYYLVAEMQKGEAGHSH encoded by the coding sequence ATGAAATCCAAGAAATATAACTTGTGCAATCTAAACCCAGGCTTTTGTCTTCACAGGCTATTCGGGCAAAATAAAAATGATAAATTAACCCGCTTCTTTCTATCTGGTTTGGTCATTCTCCTGTTTCTCTTTTCAAGCTGCGCCGGTGAAAATCATGCAGGAGAGGAGCAGCATGCGCATGAAGAGGAAGTCCACCATGGCAATGGCCACCATGAAGATGAGGGCGTCCATTTCTCTTCCGAGCAGTTTGTCGCCCTGGCTATGGAAGTAGGCGAGCTGCCCATGCGCAACCTTTCATCTCTGGTAGAAGCCAATGGTCAACTGGAAGTACCGCCCCAGAACGAAGCCACTGTCACCGCCATTATGGGTGCCACCGTAACTTCCATACAGGTGATAGAAGGAGATGAGGTGAGGAAGGGACAGGTGCTGGCTTATCTTTCTCATCCCAACCTGACGCGTTTGCAAAGTGATTATCTGGAAGCTCATAGCAGTTTGCAGTATCTGGAACAGGAGTTTCAACGTCAGAAAAGACTGTACGAAGAGGAAGTAGGTTCGGGTAAAAACTATCAGCAGACTCAGGCCGATTATCGTTCCCAGCAGGCGATGGTCAAAAGCCTGGAAGCACAACTCAGACAGTTAGGCATGAATCCCAGCCGACTTCGTGATGGTAATTTCTATGATCAGGTGCCGGTTGTAAGTCCTATTGAGGGAGCCGTGACAGCGGTAGAGGTCAAAACCGGGCAGTATGTACAGCCGGAGAAAGAACTTTTTGAGGTAGTCAATACACACCATATCCATGCCGACCTGATGGTCTTTGAGAAAGATATTTACAAAGTGGAAGAAGGGCAGCAGGTGCGCTTTTCAGTAGAGACGCTGCCAGGGCAGGAACTGTATGCTGAGATATATTCAGTAGGCAAAAAGTTTGAGCAAAATCCCAAAGCAGTGCATATCCATGCTGAAATAGAAAATTCAACTGGCAAGTTAATCCCCGGCATGTATATTCAGGGAGAAGTGCTCACCGATAGTGTGGAAACCTACGCTTTACCGGAAGAAGCTATTGCCAGCGAAGGCGATGGGTACATAGCGTTTTTGGCTACTAAAGAAATGGAAGGTGAATCTGAAAGCTGGATGTTCACTCCGGTAGCTGTCATCACGGGTACTTCGTCCAAAGGTTGGGTAGCGGTCAAATTTATGGAGACTTTGCCCGAGAACGCGCTTTTTGCCATCAACAATGCTTACTATCTGGTGGCTGAGATGCAGAAAGGTGAGGCTGGACATAGTCATTGA
- a CDS encoding STAS/SEC14 domain-containing protein gives MLQLLDFTQNNIIATRATGKVTGEDYERLKPMLDNITSKGQKIRWYYELQHEEGFNMGAILEDLKVDIRHASDYEKIAVVGDKKWQETVTKAFRPFTNANVHFFEMNEKQEARHWIMN, from the coding sequence ATGTTACAACTTTTAGATTTCACTCAAAATAATATTATCGCTACCCGTGCTACCGGAAAGGTGACCGGAGAAGACTATGAAAGGCTAAAACCTATGCTGGATAATATCACCAGTAAAGGCCAGAAGATCCGCTGGTATTATGAGCTGCAGCATGAAGAAGGCTTTAATATGGGAGCGATTCTGGAAGACTTGAAAGTGGATATCCGGCATGCCAGCGATTACGAAAAGATAGCTGTGGTAGGGGATAAGAAGTGGCAGGAAACAGTAACGAAAGCTTTCAGGCCCTTTACCAATGCTAACGTTCATTTCTTTGAGATGAATGAGAAGCAAGAAGCCCGGCATTGGATTATGAACTAG
- a CDS encoding DUF4301 family protein yields the protein MFSDQDLNHLKAYGANLDTIKQQIQQFEEGFPFLKIIKAATINDGLLQIDEQLAEKYISTYESESPQVKVVKFVPASGAASRMFKALFSFMGSYSGSDEEYDKLISDEKLRPIFNFFKRIEDFAFYDSLKEKHYEKHGIGLNEAILQRQYVSVLETLLNEEGLQYGSLPKGLLEFHAYTDTTRSPVEEHLVEGAKYCKNANNEVFIHFTVSPEHRQGFEQHIEEVKVSYEKEYGVTYYISFSEQKPSTDTIAVDMENKPFRNEDGSILLRPGGHGALIENLNDLEADIVFIKNIDNVVPDSIKEATYRNKKMLGGILLRYQEIIFSYLKLIHESDDLSAEKIEEIQHFVENQLCTISPQVFSTMEDDEKVAYLFQKLDRPIRVCGMVKNEGEPGGGPFWAENSDGSTSLQIVESAQVDTNDPEQMSIFKNSTHFNPVDIVCSLKDFEENKFDLKRFIDPQTGFISQKSKDGKDLKALELPGLWNGSMSDWNTIFVEVPIITFNPVKTVNDLLREQHQA from the coding sequence ATGTTTTCCGACCAAGACTTAAACCATCTCAAAGCATATGGTGCCAACCTGGATACCATTAAGCAGCAAATACAACAGTTTGAGGAAGGTTTTCCTTTTCTGAAAATTATCAAAGCTGCCACCATCAACGATGGTTTACTGCAAATAGATGAACAACTCGCTGAAAAATACATCAGTACGTATGAGAGCGAATCTCCTCAGGTAAAGGTAGTAAAGTTTGTACCGGCTTCCGGGGCGGCCAGCCGGATGTTCAAAGCACTCTTCAGCTTTATGGGTTCGTATAGTGGAAGTGACGAGGAGTACGACAAACTTATCAGCGATGAGAAGCTACGTCCCATTTTTAACTTCTTTAAGCGTATTGAAGATTTTGCTTTTTACGACAGCCTTAAAGAAAAGCACTACGAAAAGCATGGAATAGGCCTGAACGAAGCTATACTTCAACGTCAGTATGTGAGTGTACTGGAAACGCTGCTCAATGAGGAGGGCCTACAATACGGGAGTTTGCCCAAAGGACTGCTGGAATTCCATGCCTATACCGATACTACACGTAGCCCGGTAGAAGAACATCTGGTTGAGGGGGCCAAATACTGCAAGAATGCCAACAATGAGGTTTTTATTCATTTTACAGTCTCTCCTGAACACCGTCAGGGGTTTGAGCAGCACATTGAAGAGGTAAAAGTATCGTATGAAAAAGAATATGGTGTCACTTATTACATTTCTTTTTCCGAGCAAAAACCCTCTACGGATACCATTGCGGTAGATATGGAGAATAAGCCCTTCCGCAATGAAGACGGCAGCATTCTACTACGCCCCGGTGGGCATGGCGCATTGATAGAAAACCTGAACGACCTGGAAGCAGATATCGTCTTTATCAAAAATATTGACAATGTAGTACCCGATTCCATCAAAGAGGCTACTTACCGCAACAAGAAGATGCTGGGAGGCATACTGTTACGCTATCAGGAAATTATCTTTTCGTATCTCAAGCTTATTCATGAGTCGGATGATTTGTCCGCTGAAAAGATAGAAGAAATCCAGCACTTTGTAGAAAACCAGCTTTGCACCATTTCTCCGCAGGTCTTCAGCACCATGGAAGATGATGAAAAAGTGGCCTATCTTTTCCAGAAGCTGGATCGTCCTATCCGGGTTTGTGGTATGGTGAAAAATGAAGGTGAACCTGGGGGTGGCCCTTTCTGGGCAGAAAACAGTGACGGCTCTACTTCACTGCAGATCGTAGAGAGTGCACAGGTAGATACCAATGATCCTGAGCAGATGTCTATCTTCAAAAACTCTACCCACTTTAACCCTGTAGATATTGTCTGCTCTCTTAAAGATTTTGAGGAGAATAAGTTTGACCTTAAGCGATTTATAGATCCTCAAACAGGCTTTATTTCTCAAAAATCAAAAGATGGCAAAGACCTAAAAGCCCTGGAGCTGCCCGGGCTGTGGAACGGCAGCATGTCGGACTGGAACACCATCTTTGTGGAAGTACCCATTATTACTTTCAATCCGGTTAAAACCGTGAATGACCTGCTGCGGGAACAGCATCAGGCATAA
- a CDS encoding penicillin-binding protein 1A → MKIIRKFFRVIQHMFKALFRTVRHFGWRQWFRLGVYTFFGVLLSGLVFVFLVHMGFFGRLPNEQELRNIKNFNASEVYSYDRQLLGKYYIENRTNARYENISPYIIQALVSTEDSRFYKHEGIDYRSLARVLVKSIMLGNESSGGGSTISQQLAKNLFPRQDFWLLSMPVNKLKEIFIATSLEEIYSKEEILTLYLNTVPFGGNVFGIEAATKRFFNKSAKDIRPEEAAVLVGMLKATTYYSPRLHPERAKGRRNVVLNQMAKSEYITSFQADSLKSIPMELDYTYVSHNEGLAPYFREKLRHEVQRWLNDHPKEDGTTYNLYTDGLKIFTTIDARMQAFAEKAVKDHMKELQSTFFKHWQGRAPWDQHNDYLKTLMQRSSRYRQMVANGKTAEEAEASFKEPIPMTVFTWEGEKEKTMSPLDSIAYYQMFLNAGFLAMRPENGHVKAWVGGINHEHFKYDHVTARRQVGSTFKPIVYAAAIEDGVDPCDFISNELRTYEEYEGWAPRNSDNKYEGYYSMPGALAHSVNTVTVDLMMKTGVRKVSSLAHDMGIENDLPLQPSIALGTADLTLSEMLTVYGTFVNRGYRVKPKYLLGIEDQYGNVIVDFTKKEKQDIKKVLHSEVADIMVHMLKNVVDSGSARRIRYAYGLRNEIAGKTGTTQSQADGWFVGATPKLVAGAWVGGSSRLIRFRSLTLGQGANTALPIWAKFMQQVNREPDFRMVSNGHFPELNRRAKDKLDCDFYKEDLDEDKGFFWRLFAGDEDKKEEEKVAERVQKVPERPQRQEKEKTKLIDVIRGIFGGKKN, encoded by the coding sequence ATGAAAATCATTCGGAAGTTCTTCCGGGTGATACAGCATATGTTCAAAGCTTTATTTCGTACGGTCAGGCATTTTGGCTGGCGACAGTGGTTTCGTCTGGGTGTATATACTTTTTTTGGCGTTCTGCTATCCGGATTGGTATTTGTCTTTCTGGTGCATATGGGCTTTTTTGGCCGGCTTCCTAATGAGCAGGAGTTACGCAATATCAAAAATTTCAATGCCTCAGAGGTTTATTCCTACGATCGTCAGTTATTGGGAAAATACTATATAGAGAATCGTACCAATGCCCGCTACGAAAATATCTCTCCTTATATTATCCAGGCACTGGTATCTACCGAAGACTCGCGTTTCTATAAACATGAAGGGATAGACTATCGCAGCCTGGCACGTGTGTTGGTCAAGAGTATTATGTTGGGCAATGAAAGTTCTGGTGGTGGAAGTACGATCAGCCAGCAACTGGCCAAAAACCTCTTCCCCCGTCAGGATTTCTGGCTGCTGAGTATGCCGGTCAACAAACTTAAGGAGATATTCATCGCTACCAGCCTGGAAGAAATTTACAGCAAAGAAGAAATTCTGACCTTATACCTTAATACAGTTCCTTTTGGAGGCAATGTATTTGGAATAGAGGCAGCTACCAAGCGCTTTTTTAATAAGTCGGCAAAAGATATCAGGCCTGAAGAGGCTGCCGTACTGGTAGGCATGCTCAAAGCTACGACTTATTATAGCCCCAGGCTCCACCCCGAGCGTGCCAAAGGACGGCGCAATGTGGTGCTCAATCAAATGGCCAAGTCTGAATATATTACTTCCTTTCAGGCAGACTCTCTGAAGTCCATTCCCATGGAACTGGATTATACTTATGTGTCTCACAACGAAGGGCTTGCACCATATTTCCGGGAGAAGCTCCGTCATGAGGTTCAGCGATGGCTAAATGATCATCCTAAGGAAGATGGTACCACTTACAACCTTTATACGGATGGGCTGAAGATCTTCACGACCATAGACGCACGTATGCAGGCTTTTGCCGAGAAGGCGGTAAAAGACCATATGAAAGAGTTACAATCCACCTTCTTCAAGCACTGGCAGGGCCGCGCACCCTGGGATCAGCACAACGATTACCTCAAAACCTTGATGCAACGCTCTTCCCGCTATAGGCAAATGGTCGCCAATGGAAAAACGGCAGAAGAGGCGGAAGCCAGCTTTAAGGAGCCTATTCCGATGACAGTATTTACCTGGGAAGGTGAAAAGGAAAAAACCATGAGCCCCTTGGACTCCATCGCGTATTACCAGATGTTTCTCAACGCCGGATTCCTGGCCATGCGGCCGGAAAATGGTCATGTAAAAGCCTGGGTAGGAGGCATTAACCACGAACACTTTAAGTATGATCATGTCACTGCCCGCAGACAGGTAGGCTCTACTTTTAAGCCCATCGTATATGCCGCTGCTATTGAAGATGGCGTAGACCCCTGCGACTTCATCAGCAATGAGCTAAGAACTTATGAAGAATACGAAGGCTGGGCTCCTCGCAACTCAGATAACAAATATGAAGGCTATTACTCCATGCCCGGTGCTTTGGCTCATTCTGTGAATACTGTTACGGTAGATCTGATGATGAAGACTGGCGTCAGGAAGGTATCTTCACTGGCTCACGATATGGGTATAGAAAATGACCTGCCACTTCAACCTTCCATTGCCCTGGGCACAGCCGACCTTACACTCTCTGAAATGCTTACTGTGTATGGCACTTTTGTAAATCGCGGATACAGAGTAAAACCTAAGTATTTGTTAGGCATTGAAGATCAGTACGGTAATGTGATCGTAGACTTTACCAAAAAAGAAAAGCAGGATATCAAAAAAGTATTGCATTCGGAGGTGGCCGATATCATGGTACATATGCTCAAAAATGTAGTGGACAGCGGTAGTGCCCGCCGTATTCGCTATGCGTATGGGCTCCGAAATGAGATCGCCGGAAAAACAGGTACTACCCAGTCGCAGGCGGACGGATGGTTTGTGGGGGCTACCCCTAAGTTGGTAGCCGGAGCATGGGTTGGAGGCTCCAGCCGCCTGATTCGTTTTCGTAGCCTTACTTTAGGCCAGGGTGCCAATACTGCTTTGCCTATCTGGGCGAAATTTATGCAGCAGGTCAACCGGGAACCCGATTTCCGAATGGTCAGCAATGGCCACTTTCCTGAGTTAAACCGTAGGGCCAAAGATAAGCTGGACTGCGATTTCTATAAAGAGGACCTGGACGAAGATAAAGGTTTCTTCTGGAGATTGTTTGCCGGAGATGAAGATAAAAAAGAAGAAGAAAAAGTAGCCGAACGGGTACAGAAAGTCCCGGAAAGGCCTCAGAGACAGGAGAAAGAAAAAACCAAGCTGATAGATGTGATCAGAGGCATCTTTGGTGGAAAAAAGAACTGA
- a CDS encoding alpha/beta hydrolase family protein, whose translation MKRICLPLLLCIFYLHTLCHAQTHDELIEQVESLEEEISDLRHEFNALEKAIDDLAWQQSMDNIAFVDKVTLTGPPKRVIENPTAQGANNPLKFSAYVFLPKNIDFSKKYPLLVLPHGGVHSNFNTFYQHIVRELMVQEYIVVAPEYRGSTGYGKGFYETIDYGGLEVEDVYSSRNYMLENYDFIDANRVGILGWSHGGLITLHNIFEHPDDYKVAYAGVPVSDLIARMGYKTQRYRELYSADYHIGKSAYEDVDEYRRRSPAWQAHKLQSPLLIHTNTNDGDVNVFEVEHLIKSLKAEDKDFEYEIYEDIPGGHTFDRIDTQKAKEVRLKVYNFLADYLKPNVTFRNVRELQQASYLPR comes from the coding sequence ATGAAGAGAATTTGCCTTCCGTTACTGCTGTGTATTTTTTACTTGCATACTTTATGCCATGCACAAACGCATGATGAGCTCATTGAACAAGTAGAGTCTCTTGAAGAGGAAATTAGCGATCTGCGTCATGAGTTCAATGCTTTGGAAAAAGCCATTGATGACCTGGCCTGGCAACAATCCATGGACAACATAGCCTTTGTAGATAAAGTTACCTTGACCGGGCCACCCAAAAGAGTAATTGAGAATCCTACAGCTCAGGGAGCCAATAACCCGCTTAAGTTCAGCGCCTATGTTTTCCTTCCTAAAAATATTGATTTCTCTAAAAAGTACCCTTTGCTCGTATTACCACATGGTGGGGTACACAGTAATTTCAATACTTTTTACCAGCACATCGTCCGGGAACTGATGGTGCAGGAGTATATAGTAGTAGCTCCGGAATATAGGGGGAGTACCGGCTACGGCAAGGGATTTTACGAGACCATTGACTATGGAGGGCTGGAAGTAGAAGATGTGTACAGCAGCAGAAACTATATGCTGGAAAACTATGACTTTATTGATGCCAATCGGGTGGGCATACTAGGTTGGAGTCATGGAGGATTGATCACCTTACATAATATATTTGAGCATCCTGACGATTATAAGGTGGCCTATGCGGGGGTGCCCGTAAGCGATCTGATTGCACGCATGGGTTATAAAACGCAAAGGTATCGTGAGTTGTATTCCGCTGATTATCACATCGGTAAGTCTGCCTATGAGGATGTGGACGAGTACAGGCGTCGTTCTCCTGCCTGGCAGGCGCATAAGCTACAAAGCCCGCTGCTGATTCATACCAATACCAATGACGGAGATGTCAATGTCTTTGAGGTGGAGCACCTGATCAAATCCCTAAAAGCGGAAGATAAAGACTTTGAATACGAGATATACGAAGATATTCCCGGTGGTCATACTTTTGACAGGATAGATACACAAAAAGCTAAAGAAGTGAGGCTTAAGGTGTATAACTTTTTAGCAGACTACCTGAAACCAAATGTCACCTTTCGCAATGTCAGGGAGCTGCAGCAGGCTAGTTATTTGCCGCGTTAG
- a CDS encoding sulfite exporter TauE/SafE family protein, translating to MDWLDALVVVLAGFAAGFINTLAGGGSLIALSALIFMGLPPAVANATNRVAVFSQNVFGVLGFKSKGISSFRFSLWLGLSALLGAAIGAKIAVDIDAELFNKLLALIMLIVVIFIVFNPNKGIIETVERMDKKHQALSIFLFFFIGLWGGFIQVGVGFLVIAVLSTVNRFSLVKSNSVKVFVILIYTVAALGVFIWEGKINWGYGLVLALGNSSGAWFASRWSVEKGDRWIKVFLIATVLVIAVKLWFFSE from the coding sequence GTGGATTGGCTTGATGCTTTGGTCGTTGTACTCGCGGGTTTTGCTGCCGGCTTCATCAACACTTTGGCGGGAGGGGGTTCACTGATTGCTTTATCAGCATTAATTTTTATGGGGCTGCCTCCCGCCGTTGCCAATGCGACCAACAGGGTGGCGGTTTTTTCGCAGAATGTTTTTGGTGTACTGGGCTTTAAAAGTAAAGGGATTTCTTCTTTCCGCTTTAGCCTCTGGCTGGGACTTTCCGCGCTGCTAGGGGCTGCCATAGGCGCTAAGATTGCTGTAGATATTGACGCTGAACTGTTCAATAAGCTGCTGGCGCTAATTATGCTTATTGTGGTTATTTTCATCGTTTTTAACCCCAATAAGGGGATTATTGAAACAGTGGAGCGGATGGATAAGAAGCATCAGGCCCTTAGTATTTTTCTGTTTTTCTTTATCGGCTTGTGGGGAGGCTTTATCCAGGTAGGGGTAGGCTTTCTGGTAATTGCCGTGCTCTCTACCGTCAATCGTTTTAGCCTCGTCAAGAGCAATAGTGTGAAGGTCTTTGTGATATTGATCTATACAGTAGCTGCACTGGGTGTTTTTATCTGGGAAGGAAAAATTAACTGGGGCTACGGTTTGGTCCTTGCCCTGGGCAACTCTTCAGGGGCCTGGTTCGCCTCTCGCTGGTCGGTAGAGAAAGGCGATCGCTGGATAAAGGTTTTTCTGATCGCTACCGTGCTTGTGATTGCTGTGAAGCTCTGGTTTTTTAGCGAATAA
- a CDS encoding TIGR04283 family arsenosugar biosynthesis glycosyltransferase — translation MRRVSVIIPCLNEERYLADTLHQLVKISPPPYEIIVVDGGSTDQTVEVAKRFPVKLILSPQKGRAVQMNAGAYEAKGELLCFLHADTKVPSSLVLKIRSALTDPKLVLGGFVSVMKGDGRTQHFTSWLNYVKTFLSPLLYRPYRYFFRGLRLLFGDQAMFCRRIDFRKIGGFDQNLPIMEEADFCLRINQLGHIRQLADVVYTSDRRVRDLGFWKAHALYFTVLILWVLGASPHWLKRKFYKDVR, via the coding sequence ATGCGCCGGGTAAGTGTTATTATTCCATGTCTGAACGAAGAACGTTATCTGGCGGATACCCTTCATCAGCTTGTAAAAATCTCACCGCCGCCCTATGAGATTATTGTGGTGGATGGAGGAAGTACCGATCAGACAGTTGAAGTTGCGAAACGTTTTCCGGTAAAGCTTATCTTAAGTCCCCAAAAAGGCAGAGCTGTTCAGATGAATGCCGGGGCTTATGAGGCTAAGGGTGAGCTTCTCTGCTTTCTGCACGCCGACACCAAGGTACCTTCAAGCCTAGTACTGAAAATCAGAAGTGCGCTGACCGACCCCAAACTTGTATTAGGAGGATTTGTATCAGTAATGAAGGGAGATGGAAGAACGCAGCACTTCACATCCTGGCTCAATTATGTAAAAACATTCCTCAGCCCACTGCTTTATCGTCCTTACCGTTACTTCTTCAGGGGTTTAAGGTTGCTATTTGGAGATCAGGCGATGTTTTGCCGGAGGATAGATTTCCGGAAGATAGGAGGCTTTGACCAGAATTTACCCATCATGGAAGAAGCTGATTTTTGTTTACGCATCAACCAGCTTGGCCACATCAGGCAGTTAGCTGATGTTGTTTACACTTCTGACCGCAGGGTAAGGGACCTGGGTTTCTGGAAAGCCCACGCACTCTATTTTACTGTATTGATACTATGGGTTTTGGGAGCCTCCCCCCACTGGCTCAAGAGGAAATTTTACAAAGACGTGAGGTAA
- a CDS encoding T9SS type A sorting domain-containing protein: protein MLVFSFSAFGQNYTATSNGDGTWLSSGTWTADGSVGLPPNGAWTGGTYIIIDDIVDIAVNKTVDLSSSSVSKIIIKSSGSIVFKSNSKLILPENTTIEFESGGTVIASNNSKGTLIQIGENGVWGNECDGCTSGSLEGPGEMNKNSTPNQPLPIKLLSFTGQANMSSIQLDWVTAFEENFDYFTLERAGADLKFKAIGNVNGTGDSTAEIAYDFTDTNPLQGQAFYRLKATDYDGSVEYHKTISVHYNGFTARVNNTTVYPNLVTNHTLTVISDTEMEEIRLMDFSGRTVYKQTTRLDSNKFSLPSSVKPGAYLLIVLSNNGKQHQQKIMII, encoded by the coding sequence TTGCTTGTATTTAGTTTTTCAGCATTTGGGCAGAACTATACCGCGACTTCAAATGGAGATGGAACCTGGCTCTCTTCCGGTACATGGACTGCTGATGGATCGGTTGGCCTCCCACCTAATGGCGCATGGACTGGAGGGACGTATATTATTATTGATGATATTGTTGACATTGCGGTCAATAAGACTGTTGACCTTTCTTCTTCCTCTGTTTCAAAAATTATAATTAAAAGTAGTGGTAGTATAGTTTTTAAATCAAATTCCAAGCTCATACTACCAGAAAATACCACCATTGAATTTGAAAGTGGAGGAACTGTAATAGCCAGCAATAACAGTAAGGGAACATTGATTCAGATTGGAGAAAATGGAGTATGGGGTAATGAGTGCGATGGTTGTACCAGCGGCTCATTAGAAGGTCCTGGTGAAATGAACAAAAACTCAACTCCAAACCAGCCTTTACCCATCAAACTCCTCTCCTTCACCGGACAGGCAAACATGTCTTCAATACAACTGGACTGGGTCACCGCCTTTGAAGAAAACTTTGACTACTTCACCCTAGAGCGTGCCGGCGCTGATCTTAAGTTCAAAGCCATTGGCAACGTTAATGGTACGGGTGATTCCACTGCGGAAATAGCTTACGATTTTACTGACACAAACCCGCTTCAGGGACAGGCCTTCTACCGCCTCAAAGCTACTGATTATGACGGCTCAGTGGAATACCACAAAACTATCAGTGTTCATTATAACGGTTTTACTGCCAGGGTAAATAATACCACTGTTTATCCTAATCTCGTCACCAATCATACTTTAACAGTAATCTCCGATACGGAGATGGAAGAAATCAGGTTAATGGACTTCAGCGGACGTACCGTCTATAAGCAAACAACCCGGTTAGACAGTAACAAATTTAGCTTACCCTCTAGCGTAAAGCCTGGAGCCTACTTACTCATCGTCCTGAGTAACAATGGAAAACAGCATCAACAAAAAATTATGATCATATAA
- a CDS encoding T9SS type A sorting domain-containing protein, whose protein sequence is MSNPIIAQDLTSKNNTLGNWKANGTWVEGSIPGNNGEENSSVHIYGKVTLEDNLVLDNNNHSEIYDTLWVQGDVTIRPGSSLTIKPDGVLIISGVLYMRGGTLTNQGISVLIDRYDVRGGNLINNLEFYVFDLDNSYYGGVGTISSSDPEGFRDDDNLELNHNSLFNQIANGTLPIKLLSFTGQANMSSIQLDWITAFEENFDYFTVERAGADLKFKAIGNVNGTGDSTAEIAYDFTDTNPLQGQAFYRLKATDYDGSVEYHKIISVHYSGFTARVNNTTVYPNPVTNHTLTVISDTEMEEIRLMDFSGRTVYKQTARLDSNKFSLPSSVKPGAYLLIVLSNNGKQHQQKIMVI, encoded by the coding sequence TTGAGCAACCCTATAATAGCTCAAGATTTAACTTCAAAAAACAATACTTTAGGCAATTGGAAAGCCAATGGAACCTGGGTTGAGGGTAGTATACCCGGTAATAATGGTGAAGAAAATAGCAGTGTACATATTTATGGAAAAGTTACCCTGGAGGATAATTTGGTTTTAGACAATAATAACCACTCTGAAATCTATGATACTTTATGGGTGCAAGGGGATGTTACAATCCGGCCTGGTTCTTCGCTAACTATTAAACCAGATGGGGTACTAATAATCAGCGGTGTTTTGTACATGAGAGGAGGCACTTTAACTAATCAAGGAATTAGTGTACTCATTGACCGTTATGATGTAAGAGGTGGTAATTTGATCAATAATTTAGAATTTTATGTATTTGATCTGGATAACAGCTATTATGGGGGAGTAGGAACGATTAGTTCATCTGATCCGGAAGGGTTTAGAGATGACGACAATTTAGAATTAAACCATAATTCTTTGTTCAATCAAATAGCCAACGGGACCCTCCCCATCAAACTCCTCTCCTTCACCGGACAGGCAAACATGTCTTCAATACAACTGGACTGGATCACTGCCTTTGAAGAAAACTTTGACTACTTTACCGTAGAGCGTGCCGGCGCTGATCTTAAGTTCAAAGCCATTGGCAACGTTAATGGTACGGGTGATTCCACTGCGGAAATAGCTTACGATTTTACTGACACAAACCCGCTTCAGGGACAGGCCTTCTACCGCCTCAAAGCTACTGATTATGACGGCTCAGTGGAATACCACAAAATTATCAGTGTCCATTATAGTGGCTTTACTGCCAGGGTAAATAATACCACTGTTTATCCTAATCCCGTCACCAATCATACTTTAACAGTAATCTCCGATACGGAGATGGAAGAAATCAGGTTAATGGACTTCAGCGGACGTACCGTCTATAAGCAAACAGCCCGGTTAGACAGTAACAAATTTAGCTTACCCTCTAGCGTAAAGCCTGGAGCCTACTTACTCATCGTACTGAGTAACAATGGAAAACAGCATCAACAAAAAATTATGGTCATATAA